From the genome of Verrucomicrobiia bacterium, one region includes:
- a CDS encoding gamma-glutamyl-gamma-aminobutyrate hydrolase family protein: protein MGQRPLILISPSVNAKGDDGPELNLSSRYERSLLNAGAWPWPVMSLTSRSEIAACVKRADGILLTGGDDVHPVLYDQKMPQRLRKKCAVTPDGGARDLRELMLVDEVFRQRKPLLAICRGQQILNVALGGTLYADLPSQVPSAFEHYRKDRRCEKVHDVHLTEGGLLAKITRRRIMGVNSTHHQAVLQPADLLVVAGRSPDGIIESMQLHPTARLLPFLLSVQFHPERLADRYPEHHAIFAAFAKACIAKR from the coding sequence ATGGGCCAGCGCCCTTTGATCCTAATTTCTCCGAGCGTCAACGCCAAAGGCGACGACGGCCCGGAACTGAACCTGTCTTCGCGTTACGAACGCTCCCTGCTCAATGCCGGAGCCTGGCCGTGGCCGGTCATGTCTCTGACCTCGCGAAGTGAAATCGCCGCCTGCGTCAAACGCGCGGACGGGATTTTGCTGACCGGTGGCGACGACGTGCACCCAGTGCTCTACGACCAGAAGATGCCGCAACGGTTGCGCAAAAAATGTGCGGTCACGCCCGATGGCGGCGCGCGCGATCTGCGAGAACTGATGCTTGTGGACGAGGTGTTCCGCCAGCGCAAACCGCTGCTGGCCATTTGTCGCGGCCAGCAAATCCTCAACGTCGCGCTCGGCGGCACGTTGTACGCGGATTTGCCCTCGCAAGTGCCATCGGCCTTCGAGCATTATCGAAAGGACCGCCGCTGCGAGAAGGTCCATGATGTTCATTTGACAGAAGGCGGCCTGCTCGCCAAGATAACGCGCAGGCGAATCATGGGGGTGAACAGCACCCACCATCAGGCGGTGCTTCAGCCGGCCGATCTGTTGGTCGTGGCGGGACGCAGCCCCGATGGGATTATTGAAAGCATGCAATTGCATCCGACGGCCCGGTTGCTACCATTCCTGTTAAGCGTGCAGTTTCATCCGGAGCGTCTGGCGGATCGTTATCCGGAACACCACGCGATTTTTGCGGCGTTCGCCAAAGCCTGTATTGCCAAACGATAA
- a CDS encoding sigma-54 dependent transcriptional regulator, protein MKGKVLLVDDEPEVRDLIANVLQRDYNVFEAESGAALQKAFTDMPQPDVVVLDVKLRDASGLDLLPLIKKRWPDTEVIMLTGMATMEMAVEAGRLGAFTFLSKPFETEKLLADVRNAYESKQKIQENVALRSALEIMSGNSSPVFNSSAMKDVVRTVERIAPSDVTVLICGESGTGKEVIADLTHNMSSRSKGRMIKINCAALPRELIESELFGSVKGAYTGAHSDREGLFRQAEGGTLFLDEISEMPIDTQSKLLRVLQDQKVRPVGGKTDYQTNCRLIAATNREPEQAIKDGKLREDLYYRISAISVYLPALRERRDDIMPLANAFLRRFAGQANRLLKGFTQSAVDRLTNFDWPGNVRQLQNEIQRAVLLCEGEVVDGADLSITRAKPDNAEAQDTNFTLLEGVERNAIIQMLKETNGNKLEAAKRLGIGRQTLYNKIKAYGIET, encoded by the coding sequence ATGAAGGGTAAAGTTCTGTTGGTTGATGATGAACCGGAGGTGCGCGATCTCATCGCGAACGTGCTCCAGCGCGATTACAATGTGTTCGAAGCCGAAAGCGGCGCCGCGTTGCAAAAAGCGTTCACCGATATGCCCCAACCCGACGTCGTCGTGTTGGATGTCAAGCTGCGCGACGCCAGTGGTCTGGATCTGTTGCCCCTGATCAAAAAGCGCTGGCCGGACACGGAAGTCATCATGTTGACCGGCATGGCCACCATGGAAATGGCCGTCGAGGCGGGGCGACTGGGCGCGTTCACCTTTTTATCCAAACCGTTTGAAACGGAGAAACTGCTGGCCGACGTGCGGAACGCTTACGAAAGCAAACAGAAAATTCAGGAGAACGTCGCCCTCCGCAGCGCGCTGGAAATCATGAGCGGCAACTCCTCCCCGGTGTTTAATAGCAGCGCCATGAAAGACGTGGTGCGGACCGTGGAACGCATTGCGCCCAGCGACGTCACAGTACTCATCTGCGGCGAAAGCGGCACGGGTAAGGAGGTCATTGCGGATTTGACGCACAACATGAGTTCGCGCAGCAAGGGGCGCATGATCAAAATCAACTGTGCCGCCCTGCCCCGCGAGCTGATCGAGAGCGAACTCTTCGGCTCCGTCAAGGGCGCCTACACCGGCGCGCATAGCGATCGCGAAGGGCTGTTCCGCCAGGCGGAAGGCGGCACGCTGTTCCTGGATGAAATATCCGAGATGCCCATTGATACGCAGAGCAAGCTGCTCCGCGTGTTGCAGGATCAAAAGGTTCGCCCGGTCGGCGGCAAAACCGATTATCAAACCAACTGCCGCCTCATCGCCGCAACGAATCGCGAGCCGGAGCAAGCCATCAAGGATGGTAAATTACGCGAAGACTTGTATTACCGCATCAGCGCCATTTCGGTGTATCTCCCGGCGCTGCGCGAACGGCGTGACGACATCATGCCGCTGGCCAATGCGTTCCTGCGCCGCTTTGCCGGCCAGGCGAACCGTTTGCTTAAGGGCTTTACGCAATCCGCGGTGGACCGGCTGACCAACTTCGATTGGCCGGGCAACGTGCGGCAGTTGCAGAACGAAATCCAGCGCGCCGTGCTGCTGTGCGAGGGCGAAGTCGTGGACGGCGCGGACCTGTCCATTACCCGGGCCAAGCCGGATAACGCCGAAGCGCAAGACACCAACTTCACTTTGCTGGAAGGCGTGGAACGCAATGCCATCATCCAAATGTTGAAGGAGACCAACGGCAACAAACTCGAGGCCGCGAAGCGCCTCGGGATTGGACGGCAAACGCTCTACAACAAGATCAAAGCTTACGGCATCGAAACCTGA
- the recF gene encoding DNA replication/repair protein RecF, translating to MSSRRIILAARRCAFHACGMHLAHLRLRDFRNYARTDVVFSPGLHVLLGDNAQGKTNILEAIYLMATLRSFRGVGGAQMIRHGQSGYFIAGRVVGQGEREIKMYWSRRERKLSLDGQPVKKLTDYLGTLRTVVFCAEDLHLVKGTGRSRRRFMDLLLSQTCASYLPLLQRYAHVVRSRNAVLKQFPPDPVLLESYTEQLIKYGGEITRQRQELIPRLLPLAQQAYRRIANAAEVLRIVYEPSVKADFAMESARMRERERRFRMTLLGPHRDDLQLLLDDRSAAQFASEGQKRSIAIALKMAQADFLTVSHGTAPVLLIDDVMGELDLKRRSGLLPLLEATCDRRGQVFMTCTEENWPRELGRSLQRWQVKAGKITTL from the coding sequence ATGTCCAGCCGCAGAATTATCCTCGCCGCCCGGCGTTGCGCCTTTCATGCTTGCGGCATGCATTTGGCGCATCTGAGGCTCCGGGACTTCCGCAATTACGCGCGGACGGACGTGGTCTTTTCTCCGGGGCTGCACGTGTTGTTGGGCGATAACGCGCAGGGGAAAACCAACATTCTCGAAGCGATTTATTTGATGGCCACGCTGCGCTCGTTTCGTGGCGTGGGCGGCGCCCAAATGATCCGACACGGTCAAAGCGGCTATTTCATCGCTGGTCGGGTGGTGGGGCAGGGCGAGCGCGAAATCAAGATGTACTGGTCGCGCCGGGAGCGAAAATTAAGTCTGGACGGACAACCGGTGAAGAAGTTGACCGATTATCTCGGGACGCTTCGCACCGTGGTGTTTTGCGCCGAAGATTTGCATCTCGTCAAGGGCACGGGGCGTTCGCGGCGGCGCTTCATGGACTTGTTGCTATCGCAGACCTGTGCCAGCTATCTGCCGCTGTTGCAACGCTACGCGCACGTCGTGCGTTCGCGCAACGCGGTGCTGAAACAGTTTCCGCCCGATCCCGTTTTGCTGGAGAGCTACACCGAGCAGCTCATCAAATACGGTGGTGAAATCACCCGCCAACGCCAGGAGTTGATTCCCCGGTTATTGCCGCTGGCGCAACAGGCTTACCGCCGGATTGCGAATGCCGCCGAAGTGTTACGCATCGTCTATGAGCCGAGTGTGAAAGCCGATTTCGCCATGGAATCAGCCCGGATGCGCGAGCGGGAGCGGCGTTTTCGCATGACGTTGTTGGGGCCGCATCGGGACGATTTACAACTGTTGTTGGATGATCGGTCCGCCGCGCAATTTGCCAGTGAAGGGCAAAAGCGGAGCATTGCGATCGCGCTGAAAATGGCGCAGGCGGATTTCCTTACGGTCAGCCACGGGACCGCACCGGTGCTGCTCATTGACGACGTCATGGGGGAACTGGACCTCAAGCGTCGCAGTGGATTGCTGCCGTTGCTGGAAGCAACGTGCGACCGTCGGGGTCAGGTGTTTATGACCTGCACCGAGGAGAACTGGCCGCGTGAACTGGGGCGCAGCTTGCAACGCTGGCAGGTCAAGGCGGGGAAGATTACGACGTTGTAG
- the mfd gene encoding transcription-repair coupling factor, which yields MQILARRVAAGGDLSFNQMATPAQPFFAALLHRLFPTRPLVVVAENLKVQESVQQDLETWLQKLPSENTVAPTSPVAAVESRSATWFYPAWESLPHENKLPHADVIGDRLQTLVGLSASGHEETRSTPSVIVTSVTALQQKTFSRAGLESRIRWLRRGDRINPLDLVEWLEEQGYEPEAQVTQRGEIAMRGGIIDVFPPTNPWPVRLEFFGDELESLREFDPLAQLSRDPISQFILPPAGELGLLRRELESSGAASAARATLLDHLPPETILLLLQPDQLQAQADAYAEPIPEGDPFFLAWAEFQTRAQQRGLTVVRLSDASDLPAPTLENSDRAAASEGELPHAPGLHFNTLDAFRPLAARLPEPQIVAAQRRDFFNQLHRWLRQAYRVEIFCNNDGERQRFLEIWKELGLTPTVPSRIGSLARGFISDELKLVVVTDAEIFGRYKVQRPRRLKLVQAQRTRSALDIDFADLEAGDLVVHLEHGIGRFRGLERLPTGGGKRLGKDHPPDSDDPTECLVIEFAPSGDGVEPPRLYVPITEAHLVSKYVGAGKAHPPLNQLSGTRWLKAKAQAAQAVRDLAAEFLRIQAARESQPGFAFAVDTAWQREFEGAFIYEATPDQVRAIGETKADMERAKPMDRLICGDVGFGKTEVAIRAAFKAVMGGKQVAVLVPTTVLAQQHFNHFRERMADYPVRIELLSRFRSRRAQARVVKDLAAGVVDIVVGTHRLVQSDIAFKDLGLVVIDEEQRFGVLHKEKFKRLRTLVDVLTLSATPIPRTLYLALTGARDLSTIQTPPHDRLPVETIATQYDERLIREVIQRELQRGGQVFFLHNRVSTILTVRQKLQSLLPHARIVVGHGQMRADELEEVMTRFVNGEADVLLSTTIIESGLDIPNANTIIIERADRFGLSELYQLRGRVGRYKHQAYAYLLLPRHARLLTDVRKRINAMKQYATLGSGFKIAMRDLEIRGAGNLLGAEQSGHITAVGFELYCQLLKQSIGALKGEKVKARVETRVTLDFLLESARLPEDYVPESQHRIEIYRKLAQAADATALDALRTELRDRFGPLPPPVELLLAVTELKLLANARNITVLEVKESKVMITRQGDFIMLGGKFPRLTKPDAKGRVKELKKLLLAL from the coding sequence GTGCAGATACTGGCTCGACGAGTGGCGGCGGGAGGCGATTTGTCTTTTAATCAAATGGCGACCCCGGCCCAGCCCTTTTTCGCGGCTCTGTTGCACCGTTTGTTTCCGACCCGTCCACTCGTGGTCGTTGCCGAAAACCTGAAAGTTCAGGAAAGCGTTCAACAGGACCTGGAAACCTGGCTGCAAAAACTTCCATCGGAAAACACGGTTGCTCCGACCAGTCCCGTGGCGGCGGTAGAGTCAAGGTCGGCCACTTGGTTTTATCCCGCTTGGGAAAGTTTGCCGCATGAGAACAAGCTGCCTCATGCGGATGTCATCGGCGACCGCTTGCAAACCTTGGTCGGGTTGAGTGCGTCGGGACATGAGGAAACCCGAAGCACTCCGAGCGTGATCGTCACGAGTGTCACGGCATTACAACAGAAGACTTTCAGCCGGGCCGGATTGGAATCGCGGATTCGATGGCTGAGACGCGGCGACCGGATCAATCCGCTTGATTTGGTCGAGTGGTTGGAGGAGCAGGGCTATGAACCGGAAGCTCAAGTTACGCAACGCGGCGAAATCGCCATGCGCGGCGGCATCATTGACGTGTTTCCACCGACCAACCCCTGGCCAGTGCGCTTGGAATTCTTTGGAGACGAACTGGAATCGTTGCGCGAGTTTGATCCGCTGGCGCAACTTTCGCGCGACCCGATCTCGCAGTTCATTTTGCCGCCCGCCGGAGAACTGGGGTTGTTGCGGCGAGAGTTGGAAAGTTCCGGGGCCGCCAGTGCGGCGCGCGCGACGCTGCTCGATCATCTGCCTCCGGAAACCATCCTGTTGTTGCTTCAACCCGATCAACTGCAGGCGCAAGCCGACGCTTACGCCGAACCAATCCCGGAAGGCGATCCGTTCTTTTTAGCGTGGGCAGAGTTTCAAACCCGAGCCCAACAACGCGGATTAACGGTGGTGCGCTTAAGCGACGCATCCGATTTGCCGGCGCCGACTCTGGAAAACAGCGATCGCGCAGCGGCATCCGAAGGGGAATTGCCCCATGCGCCCGGGCTGCACTTTAATACCCTCGACGCGTTCCGCCCGTTGGCGGCGCGGCTTCCCGAGCCGCAGATTGTCGCAGCGCAGCGACGGGATTTCTTCAATCAGTTGCACCGCTGGTTGCGTCAGGCGTATCGCGTTGAGATTTTCTGTAACAACGATGGCGAGCGACAGCGTTTCCTGGAAATCTGGAAGGAGTTGGGGCTGACGCCGACAGTGCCGTCCCGGATCGGATCGCTCGCGCGAGGGTTTATCAGCGATGAACTCAAACTGGTGGTGGTCACCGACGCGGAAATTTTCGGGCGCTATAAAGTCCAACGCCCGCGTCGGCTCAAGCTCGTTCAGGCGCAGAGGACGCGCTCGGCGCTCGACATAGATTTTGCCGATTTGGAAGCCGGGGATCTGGTGGTGCATCTCGAACACGGGATCGGGCGGTTTCGCGGGCTGGAACGGCTGCCCACCGGTGGCGGCAAACGACTTGGGAAAGATCATCCGCCGGATTCGGATGATCCGACCGAGTGCTTGGTCATCGAATTTGCGCCGTCTGGGGATGGGGTGGAGCCGCCCAGACTTTACGTGCCCATCACCGAAGCGCATTTGGTCAGCAAGTATGTGGGGGCGGGCAAGGCGCATCCGCCGTTGAACCAATTGAGCGGGACGCGTTGGTTGAAAGCCAAAGCGCAAGCCGCGCAGGCGGTGCGGGACCTGGCTGCGGAATTCCTGCGGATTCAAGCCGCGCGCGAATCTCAACCCGGTTTTGCGTTTGCCGTGGACACCGCGTGGCAACGGGAATTTGAAGGCGCCTTCATTTACGAGGCGACGCCGGATCAGGTCCGGGCGATTGGGGAGACGAAAGCCGACATGGAACGCGCCAAACCCATGGATCGTTTGATCTGCGGCGACGTGGGCTTTGGCAAAACCGAGGTGGCCATCCGCGCGGCATTCAAAGCGGTAATGGGCGGCAAACAGGTCGCGGTGCTCGTGCCCACCACCGTGCTCGCGCAACAACACTTCAACCATTTCCGCGAGCGCATGGCGGATTATCCGGTGCGGATCGAATTGCTTTCGCGTTTTCGTTCGCGTCGCGCTCAGGCGCGGGTGGTCAAGGACCTGGCGGCGGGCGTGGTGGACATTGTGGTGGGCACGCACCGCCTGGTGCAAAGTGACATCGCTTTCAAAGATCTGGGTTTGGTGGTGATTGACGAGGAGCAGCGCTTTGGCGTGTTGCACAAGGAGAAGTTCAAACGGCTGCGCACCCTGGTGGATGTGTTGACGCTGAGCGCCACACCGATTCCGCGCACGTTGTATCTGGCGCTGACCGGCGCGCGCGATCTGAGCACCATCCAAACGCCGCCACACGATCGTCTGCCGGTGGAAACCATCGCCACGCAATATGATGAACGGTTGATTCGCGAGGTGATCCAGCGGGAGTTGCAGCGGGGCGGGCAGGTGTTTTTCCTCCACAACCGGGTCAGCACCATTCTGACCGTGCGACAAAAGTTGCAAAGCCTGTTGCCGCACGCGCGGATTGTGGTCGGCCACGGTCAGATGCGCGCCGACGAGTTGGAAGAGGTCATGACGCGGTTTGTGAATGGCGAAGCGGATGTGTTGTTGTCCACGACCATCATTGAAAGCGGACTCGATATTCCAAACGCCAATACGATCATCATTGAGCGCGCGGACCGGTTTGGTTTGAGTGAACTTTACCAATTGCGCGGCCGGGTGGGGCGCTACAAGCACCAGGCGTATGCGTACCTGCTGCTGCCGCGTCACGCGCGCTTGCTGACCGACGTGCGCAAACGCATCAACGCCATGAAGCAATACGCCACGTTGGGCAGCGGTTTCAAAATCGCCATGCGCGACCTGGAAATTCGGGGTGCGGGCAACCTGCTCGGCGCGGAACAGAGCGGACACATTACGGCGGTCGGTTTCGAGCTTTATTGCCAATTATTGAAACAGAGCATTGGCGCACTGAAGGGCGAGAAGGTGAAGGCACGGGTCGAAACGCGGGTGACTCTGGATTTTCTGTTGGAGTCGGCGCGTTTGCCGGAAGACTACGTTCCGGAATCGCAGCATCGCATTGAAATTTATCGCAAACTGGCTCAGGCAGCGGATGCGACCGCGTTGGATGCCTTGCGGACGGAACTGCGGGATCGCTTCGGTCCGTTACCGCCGCCGGTCGAGTTATTGCTTGCCGTGACCGAGCTGAAACTCCTGGCGAACGCGCGAAACATCACGGTTTTGGAGGTGAAGGAAAGCAAGGTGATGATCACACGTCAGGGCGACTTCATAATGTTGGGCGGCAAGTTTCCACGTCTCACCAAGCCCGACGCGAAAGGTCGGGTGAAGGAACTGAAAAAACTGTTGTTGGCGCTTTGA
- a CDS encoding DUF4412 domain-containing protein: MKKALLTVVAGALGTGLLLAQPGGGLGNSSPNFGGSVSRIFGANTNFTTAVEIQATGGVAGETTLVGSLAFDDGKSRFEMDLGKMKSTKMPPGAADQMKALGMDQIVVISRPDRKVSYMVYPGVKAYAEMPLKESESAEAVSRLKLETTELGRETVDGHPTIKNKVVVTSDEGKKQEFTVWNATDLKTFPVKLEMEDAGTKIVMLFKDIKLARPPASKFEAAKDLKRYDSVMAMMQEEMLKKMGGMMPPPSR, translated from the coding sequence ATGAAAAAAGCACTTTTAACGGTGGTCGCCGGGGCCTTGGGAACGGGTTTGTTGCTGGCTCAACCCGGCGGTGGGTTGGGGAATTCCAGCCCGAATTTTGGCGGTAGTGTCTCGCGAATTTTCGGAGCGAACACGAATTTTACCACGGCAGTCGAGATTCAAGCCACTGGCGGCGTGGCGGGTGAGACCACCTTGGTGGGCAGCCTGGCGTTCGACGATGGCAAGTCGCGGTTCGAAATGGACCTCGGCAAAATGAAGAGCACCAAGATGCCACCGGGCGCCGCGGATCAAATGAAGGCTCTGGGCATGGATCAAATCGTTGTGATTTCACGACCGGACCGGAAAGTGAGCTACATGGTTTATCCGGGCGTCAAGGCGTATGCGGAAATGCCGCTTAAAGAATCGGAGAGTGCCGAAGCTGTCAGCCGCCTCAAATTGGAGACGACCGAGTTGGGCCGGGAAACGGTGGACGGCCATCCGACGATTAAGAATAAAGTGGTGGTGACCAGCGACGAAGGTAAGAAACAAGAGTTCACGGTGTGGAATGCGACAGACTTGAAGACCTTTCCCGTCAAACTGGAGATGGAAGACGCGGGCACCAAAATTGTCATGTTGTTCAAAGACATTAAATTGGCGCGCCCGCCCGCCTCCAAATTCGAAGCGGCCAAAGACTTGAAGCGTTACGATAGTGTCATGGCGATGATGCAGGAGGAGATGCTGAAAAAAATGGGCGGCATGATGCCCCCGCCCAGTCGATAA
- the trxA gene encoding thioredoxin has translation MASPTMVNLSADNFETEVLKSATPVLVDFWAEWCGPCKQIAPVLHELADEYAGRVKVAKLNIESGDNQQLAIQYRVQSIPMFLVFKGGEIIAQHVGIAGGKPKLKSLLDGALA, from the coding sequence ATGGCTTCTCCCACGATGGTAAATCTTTCCGCCGATAATTTTGAAACCGAGGTTCTCAAATCCGCCACGCCCGTCTTGGTGGATTTTTGGGCGGAATGGTGTGGTCCGTGCAAACAGATCGCTCCGGTTCTGCATGAGCTGGCCGATGAATATGCCGGCCGGGTCAAGGTGGCCAAGCTCAATATCGAGAGCGGCGACAACCAACAACTGGCCATCCAATATCGGGTGCAATCCATCCCCATGTTTCTGGTGTTCAAAGGCGGGGAAATCATCGCGCAACACGTGGGCATCGCCGGAGGCAAGCCCAAGTTGAAGTCCTTGCTCGATGGCGCGCTGGCCTGA
- a CDS encoding type II secretion system F family protein, with protein sequence MSVSRLQITPGQLTRRAELYYQFAQLTTSGLPLLQCIEHLEQHPPTAGFRQPLREMRTTILAGGSFSDALAAAGRWVSPFDQALLQAGERSGRLDAFFQVLAQYYRDRASTLRQMLTELAYPVFLFHFAIFILPFSDFFRTGNLTVYLLKTLGVLIPLYLITLILILIGQKQRGTILRAGVERVLHPVPLLGGGRRALALARLAMALEALLSAGVSIVEAWELAGTVSGSPYLQKTIRAWRSDVQAGKTPAEAVIESQAFPDLFENQYHTGEVSGKLDENLNWLQRHYQEEGMRKIHLVCQWVPRFIYLLVALFIAYKIVSFYSDYFQQVNEVMQM encoded by the coding sequence ATGTCGGTCAGCCGCCTGCAAATCACGCCGGGACAATTAACCCGCCGCGCGGAATTGTATTATCAATTCGCGCAACTGACGACCTCCGGCCTGCCGCTGCTTCAGTGCATTGAACATCTGGAACAACACCCGCCGACGGCTGGATTCCGGCAGCCCTTGCGGGAAATGCGAACCACCATTCTCGCTGGCGGCAGTTTTTCCGATGCGCTGGCGGCAGCGGGTCGCTGGGTCTCGCCGTTCGACCAAGCGCTGCTGCAGGCCGGGGAACGCAGCGGGCGTCTGGATGCCTTCTTTCAAGTGCTGGCGCAATATTATCGGGACCGGGCCAGCACCTTGCGCCAGATGTTGACGGAACTTGCCTACCCCGTTTTCCTCTTTCATTTCGCGATTTTTATTCTGCCCTTCTCCGACTTTTTCCGAACGGGAAACTTGACCGTTTATTTGCTGAAAACTTTAGGCGTTCTCATTCCGCTCTACCTCATCACGCTGATCTTGATTTTGATTGGACAAAAGCAACGCGGCACGATTCTGCGGGCCGGCGTCGAACGCGTGTTGCACCCGGTCCCGTTGCTGGGCGGTGGACGCCGCGCGTTGGCGCTGGCGCGCTTGGCCATGGCACTGGAAGCGTTGTTAAGCGCCGGCGTCTCCATTGTCGAAGCTTGGGAACTGGCGGGTACGGTGAGTGGATCGCCGTATTTGCAAAAAACCATTCGCGCGTGGCGATCGGACGTGCAAGCCGGAAAGACCCCCGCGGAAGCGGTGATTGAATCCCAAGCCTTTCCCGATCTGTTCGAGAACCAATACCATACGGGCGAAGTCAGCGGAAAGCTGGATGAAAATCTGAACTGGCTGCAGCGCCATTATCAGGAGGAAGGCATGCGCAAAATCCATCTGGTCTGCCAATGGGTGCCGCGTTTCATCTATTTGCTGGTGGCGTTGTTTATCGCGTACAAAATCGTTTCGTTCTACAGTGATTACTTCCAACAGGTGAACGAAGTCATGCAAATGTAA
- a CDS encoding alpha-amylase family glycosyl hydrolase yields the protein MVLYNLFPLLAGPFARWQPHLERARALDFDWVYINPIQRPGVSGSLYSITDYHQLNPALANPGDPASLDDQCRAMISQAHAGGLKLMIDLVINHCAYDSPLLQQHPDWFARDATGRVAHASCQHGATRVVWADLAQLDFHQSRDAEGLFRYCQGIVTHLLALGFDGFRCDAAYMVPTNFWRRLIEETKRLHPRICFAAETLGCSVDETRATARAGFDYVFNSSKWWDLNSWWLIEQYNLLRETAGSISFPESHDTPRLCEELNGNLNGLKQRYLFAALFSAGVMMPMGFEFGLRRPLHVVHTTPADWQLNGVDLQPFIRSVNRIKQRFPVFQEESLVNVLPYHNPNILLMWKASTRGKGEALLILNKDQHRHQEFATDHFRHFVQAGAPLRDVSPEFPMEFIPEPFHYALRPGQGIVLVTQRD from the coding sequence ATGGTCCTTTACAATTTGTTTCCGCTTTTGGCCGGGCCGTTCGCCCGCTGGCAACCGCACTTGGAACGCGCACGCGCGCTGGACTTTGACTGGGTGTATATCAATCCCATCCAGCGTCCGGGCGTGTCGGGCAGCCTTTATTCCATCACCGATTATCATCAACTGAATCCCGCGCTGGCAAATCCGGGCGACCCGGCTTCGTTGGATGATCAATGTCGCGCCATGATCTCGCAGGCCCATGCGGGCGGATTGAAACTGATGATTGATTTGGTGATCAACCATTGCGCCTACGATTCGCCTTTGCTGCAACAACATCCGGACTGGTTCGCGCGCGATGCCACCGGGCGCGTTGCTCATGCTTCCTGTCAACACGGCGCGACGCGCGTGGTCTGGGCGGACCTGGCGCAGTTGGATTTTCATCAGTCTCGGGATGCCGAAGGACTGTTTCGTTACTGCCAGGGAATTGTGACCCACCTGCTGGCGTTGGGGTTTGACGGCTTTCGTTGCGACGCGGCTTACATGGTGCCAACCAATTTCTGGCGGCGGTTGATCGAGGAAACCAAGCGACTGCATCCGCGGATTTGTTTCGCGGCGGAGACGTTGGGGTGTTCGGTGGATGAAACTCGCGCCACCGCGCGCGCCGGATTCGATTACGTGTTCAACAGCTCCAAGTGGTGGGACTTGAACAGTTGGTGGTTGATTGAGCAATACAATCTCCTGCGGGAAACGGCGGGGTCCATCAGCTTTCCGGAAAGCCACGACACGCCGCGTTTGTGCGAGGAACTGAACGGGAATCTCAACGGTCTCAAGCAGCGATATTTGTTTGCCGCGCTGTTTTCAGCCGGGGTGATGATGCCGATGGGATTTGAGTTTGGCCTGCGCCGGCCGTTGCACGTGGTGCATACCACTCCGGCAGACTGGCAGTTGAATGGCGTGGATTTGCAGCCATTTATCCGTTCCGTCAACCGGATCAAGCAGCGATTTCCAGTGTTTCAGGAGGAGAGTCTGGTCAACGTGCTGCCGTACCATAACCCGAATATCCTGCTCATGTGGAAGGCTTCAACGCGGGGCAAAGGCGAGGCGTTGCTCATTTTGAACAAGGACCAACACCGGCACCAGGAGTTCGCGACCGATCACTTCCGCCATTTCGTGCAAGCGGGCGCACCGCTCCGTGATGTGTCCCCCGAATTTCCAATGGAGTTTATCCCCGAGCCATTCCATTACGCGCTACGACCGGGACAGGGAATCGTGCTGGTGACGCAGCGGGATTGA